The following proteins come from a genomic window of Myroides odoratus DSM 2801:
- a CDS encoding DUF695 domain-containing protein: MSILKNIFAKKENPIHTIADFWHWFQENEQTFFKVVQGRDAIEEQFFDRLAPKLQELREGVYFLAGMMNDEVAELIFTPDGMVKNVAFIEDLVQAAPQLPNWKFTALKPVADINRFNIRMNNYEFSKEKINFYAIEHPQYPDEVDLVLVYEDFVESDKSVIANGIYIFLDNFLGELNAITAIDSLKVVGPDQAEGELISILKLKDYLIWREKEFIEKYEGTRYNTDNDAYVGLEATLENGMPLIAMINRTLLDWDAKASHPWIVRVEIAFKANHNGFPDEATYQLLNQFEDELIEILPDDKGYLNIGRETVDGNRDIFFSCKDFREPARVIDRMKQQYKQDFAVNYAIYKDKYWQSFERYKG; encoded by the coding sequence ATGAGTATACTAAAAAATATTTTTGCTAAAAAAGAAAATCCTATTCACACCATCGCCGACTTTTGGCACTGGTTTCAGGAAAATGAACAAACGTTTTTTAAAGTGGTTCAAGGACGTGATGCGATTGAAGAGCAATTCTTTGATCGTCTAGCTCCTAAATTACAAGAATTAAGAGAAGGAGTCTACTTTCTTGCTGGAATGATGAATGACGAAGTAGCGGAATTAATCTTTACACCAGATGGAATGGTGAAAAATGTTGCTTTTATTGAAGACCTCGTACAAGCAGCCCCTCAATTACCCAATTGGAAGTTTACGGCATTAAAGCCTGTGGCGGATATTAATCGTTTTAATATTCGAATGAATAACTACGAATTTTCAAAAGAGAAAATTAATTTCTATGCAATTGAACATCCTCAATATCCAGATGAGGTCGATTTGGTTCTTGTTTATGAGGATTTCGTAGAAAGCGATAAATCCGTTATTGCAAATGGAATCTATATCTTTTTGGATAACTTCTTAGGAGAATTAAATGCGATTACGGCTATTGATAGCCTGAAAGTTGTAGGACCTGATCAAGCAGAAGGGGAATTAATTTCCATTTTAAAACTCAAGGATTACTTGATATGGCGAGAGAAAGAGTTCATTGAGAAGTATGAAGGTACGCGTTATAATACGGATAATGATGCTTATGTGGGATTAGAAGCTACGTTAGAAAACGGTATGCCTTTAATCGCAATGATAAATAGAACACTTTTAGATTGGGATGCTAAGGCTTCTCACCCTTGGATTGTTCGTGTAGAAATCGCTTTTAAAGCCAATCACAATGGTTTTCCTGATGAGGCTACTTATCAATTGCTAAATCAATTTGAAGATGAATTGATTGAAATACTACCAGATGATAAAGGGTACTTAAACATAGGAAGAGAAACAGTAGATGGCAATCGAGATATCTTCTTTAGCTGTAAAGATTTTAGAGAACCAGCAAGGGTTATTGATCGAATGAAACAACAGTATAAACAAGATTTTGCTGTAAACTATGCGATTTATAAAGATAAATATTGGCAATCTTTTGAACGTTATAAAGGATAA
- a CDS encoding DedA family protein, translating into MELLDFIFHIDQYLHTLIENYGAWIYAILFLIIFVETGLVIMPFLPGDSLLFATGMLVAQSSELDITVAIVLLLIAAISGDSLNYYIGRKVGMRMTNIRLFGKQVIKQEHLDKTHAFYEKYGERTIVIARFIPIVRTLAPFVAGVGNMRYRIFMTYNVIGGIVWVVGLTLAGYFLGNLPIVKNNFSKIALLIIFISILPIIFEFIKAKMKKQN; encoded by the coding sequence ATGGAGTTACTAGATTTTATCTTTCACATTGACCAGTACTTACACACGCTAATCGAGAACTACGGAGCTTGGATTTACGCCATTTTATTTTTGATCATTTTTGTGGAAACAGGCTTAGTAATTATGCCTTTTCTACCTGGTGATTCTTTGCTTTTTGCTACGGGAATGCTTGTAGCTCAATCGTCAGAATTAGATATTACTGTGGCTATTGTATTGCTCTTGATTGCCGCCATTTCAGGTGATTCACTCAACTATTATATCGGAAGAAAAGTAGGGATGCGCATGACGAATATTCGATTATTTGGCAAGCAGGTAATTAAACAAGAACACTTAGATAAAACCCATGCTTTCTATGAAAAATATGGAGAGCGTACGATTGTAATTGCGCGATTTATTCCTATTGTTCGCACTTTGGCTCCTTTTGTTGCTGGAGTGGGGAACATGCGTTATAGAATATTCATGACATATAATGTAATTGGTGGTATTGTTTGGGTAGTGGGATTAACTTTGGCAGGATACTTCTTAGGAAATTTACCTATCGTTAAAAATAACTTCTCGAAAATAGCCTTGCTTATTATTTTTATTTCCATTTTACCTATTATTTTCGAATTTATTAAGGCCAAAATGAAGAAACAGAACTAA
- a CDS encoding PLDc N-terminal domain-containing protein, translated as MSPFIWQLFILSLLVFILYSLYHVAQSNNTWDRKTMYCILILVFPLFGSFVYFFMNRTTAKNNQ; from the coding sequence ATGTCTCCATTCATCTGGCAATTATTCATCCTCAGCCTACTTGTTTTTATCCTATATAGTTTATATCACGTAGCCCAATCTAACAATACTTGGGATCGAAAAACAATGTATTGTATACTAATTTTAGTATTCCCTTTATTCGGCAGTTTCGTTTATTTCTTTATGAATCGAACAACAGCCAAGAATAATCAGTAG
- a CDS encoding DEAD/DEAH box helicase, with the protein MKLKKIHPVLQNNLSQLGFEEPTILQKSTFGRIKSGQDFVLIAPKEEGKTTALIIAALQRAEAPVDDMISTRVLIVVKDKFEVERLMEEFDRIGDKMNIRVYGVHDYTDLDDDKNQMSLGNDILIGTAERLNLMFSGAGFDVNQLKMYIIDDIDQQLRNRHEPRLYRLSESIGKTQRIYFGKDYVEALDMFVDKTMAEDVEWLDFYDEEEED; encoded by the coding sequence ATGAAATTAAAAAAAATACACCCGGTTCTACAGAACAATTTGAGTCAATTAGGATTTGAAGAACCAACTATATTACAAAAATCTACTTTTGGCCGTATTAAAAGCGGACAGGATTTTGTCTTGATTGCACCTAAAGAAGAAGGAAAAACGACAGCATTAATTATTGCTGCTTTACAACGCGCAGAAGCACCTGTGGATGATATGATTTCTACACGTGTATTGATTGTTGTAAAAGATAAATTTGAAGTGGAACGCCTAATGGAAGAGTTTGATCGCATTGGCGATAAAATGAATATTCGAGTTTATGGGGTTCACGATTATACCGATTTAGATGATGACAAGAATCAAATGTCATTAGGAAACGATATTTTGATTGGAACAGCAGAGCGATTAAACTTAATGTTTAGCGGCGCTGGATTCGATGTGAATCAATTGAAAATGTATATTATTGACGATATAGATCAACAATTGAGAAACAGACACGAACCGCGTTTGTATCGATTGTCTGAAAGTATTGGAAAAACACAACGTATTTACTTTGGTAAAGACTATGTAGAGGCGTTAGATATGTTTGTAGATAAAACCATGGCTGAGGATGTAGAATGGCTTGATTTCTACGACGAAGAGGAAGAAGATTAA
- a CDS encoding sigma-54-dependent transcriptional regulator produces the protein MSKESRILIVEDEAAIRRVLTRILEDKSPSYKVDAAEDGEEGLKMITQEDYDLVISDIKMPKMSGDELLVEAKKIKPETVFVMISGHGDLETAINTMKLGAFDYISKPPDLNRLLTTVRNALDKSHLVVENTILKKKVSKKYEIIGKSESIEQITAMIEKVAPTEARVLITGPNGTGKELVAHQIHAQSPRSIKPLIEVNCAAIPAELIESELFGHVKGAFTSAVKDRPGKFELADKGTIFLDEIGDMSLPAQAKVLRALQENVITRVGAEKDQKIDVRVLAATNKDLRKEIEEGRFREDLYHRLAVILIKVPALNDRRDDIPLLLEHFVKQIAAEQGTTPKKFTAEAITLLQQYDWSGNIRELRNVIERLIILGGNEVTLEDVKLFATK, from the coding sequence ATGAGTAAAGAATCTAGAATATTAATTGTAGAGGATGAAGCAGCGATTCGCCGCGTTCTAACTCGTATATTAGAAGATAAATCTCCCTCTTATAAAGTAGATGCAGCAGAAGATGGCGAAGAAGGATTGAAAATGATTACCCAAGAAGATTACGACTTGGTGATCTCGGATATCAAAATGCCTAAAATGAGTGGGGATGAGCTTTTGGTAGAAGCTAAAAAAATCAAACCAGAGACTGTTTTCGTGATGATTTCAGGACATGGTGATTTGGAGACAGCTATCAATACAATGAAATTAGGGGCTTTCGATTATATCTCAAAACCACCAGATTTGAATCGCCTTTTGACTACGGTTCGCAATGCGTTAGATAAGAGTCATTTGGTTGTTGAAAATACCATTTTAAAGAAAAAAGTTTCCAAGAAATACGAGATTATAGGAAAAAGCGAATCTATTGAGCAGATTACAGCGATGATAGAGAAAGTAGCACCTACTGAAGCTCGTGTATTAATTACTGGACCTAATGGAACAGGAAAGGAATTAGTGGCGCATCAGATTCACGCGCAAAGCCCACGATCCATAAAACCGTTGATTGAAGTGAATTGTGCGGCTATTCCGGCAGAATTAATCGAAAGTGAACTATTTGGTCACGTGAAAGGTGCTTTTACTTCAGCGGTTAAGGATCGACCTGGAAAGTTTGAACTTGCGGATAAGGGAACTATTTTCTTGGATGAAATTGGCGATATGAGCTTGCCTGCTCAAGCAAAGGTATTACGCGCTTTACAAGAAAATGTAATTACACGCGTTGGAGCAGAGAAAGATCAAAAAATAGATGTCCGCGTATTAGCTGCGACCAACAAAGATTTGCGCAAGGAAATTGAAGAAGGACGCTTTAGAGAAGATTTATATCATCGCCTAGCGGTTATTTTAATCAAAGTACCTGCTTTGAATGACCGAAGAGATGACATACCTTTGCTGCTGGAACACTTTGTCAAACAAATTGCGGCAGAGCAAGGAACAACGCCTAAGAAATTTACTGCGGAGGCCATAACGCTATTACAGCAATATGATTGGAGTGGAAATATACGAGAGTTGCGCAATGTCATTGAACGACTGATTATCTTAGGAGGAAACGAAGTAACATTAGAAGACGTAAAGCTATTTGCTACAAAATAA
- a CDS encoding ABC transporter permease has protein sequence MGVLKLIIKREFIAKARNKAFIVMTFLAPLFFVAVAVLIGYLSTMKSTTKVIAIHDESGIFSGDFENSEEYEYQNLSAVPIAILKDSVLAEKYDGLLYIPKQEQMTAYENSIYYISNESPGIAFISKIESTIENKVSSLNLIEKGIDPKIIKENQAEVNLHLEKASGEQTVKGLNEIKIFIGSLFGYCIMMFIIVYGNMVMRSVIEEKTNRIIEVIISSVKPFQLMMGKIIGTSMAGLLQFLIWGVVGGILMLVATSVFGLNAGSAANMEAAQMATTMDPSVMSNIQNYISEIMGLPLLSWFVYFIIFFIGGYFLYSSLYAAIGAAVDNETDTQQFLFPVMLPLMLGVYIGFFTVIKDPHGTVATVFSMIPFTSPIVMLMRIPFGVPIWQIIVSIVLLFATFILTVWLAAKIYRIGILMYGKRPSWKELYKWLKY, from the coding sequence ATGGGTGTTTTAAAACTAATTATAAAAAGAGAATTTATTGCTAAAGCTCGTAATAAAGCTTTTATTGTCATGACCTTTTTAGCTCCTCTTTTTTTCGTAGCTGTTGCTGTGCTTATTGGGTATTTAAGTACAATGAAATCGACAACTAAAGTAATTGCTATTCACGATGAAAGCGGCATCTTTAGTGGAGATTTTGAGAATTCAGAAGAATATGAATACCAAAATTTATCCGCTGTACCTATTGCTATTTTAAAAGACAGCGTCTTAGCTGAAAAATACGATGGCTTGTTATACATTCCGAAACAGGAGCAAATGACAGCTTATGAAAATTCGATTTACTATATTTCGAATGAAAGCCCAGGAATTGCATTTATCAGTAAAATCGAATCGACGATCGAAAATAAAGTTTCTAGCTTAAATTTAATAGAGAAGGGAATTGACCCGAAGATTATCAAGGAAAATCAAGCCGAAGTAAACCTTCATTTGGAAAAAGCTTCTGGAGAACAAACGGTAAAAGGGTTGAATGAGATTAAAATATTCATCGGATCTTTATTTGGATACTGCATCATGATGTTTATTATTGTCTATGGAAATATGGTGATGCGCTCTGTGATTGAAGAAAAAACCAATCGAATTATCGAAGTGATTATCTCTTCTGTGAAACCTTTCCAATTGATGATGGGAAAAATCATTGGTACTTCTATGGCTGGGTTACTACAGTTTTTAATTTGGGGTGTTGTAGGAGGAATTTTGATGTTGGTTGCTACTTCCGTTTTTGGATTAAATGCAGGAAGTGCTGCTAATATGGAAGCGGCTCAAATGGCTACGACTATGGATCCAAGTGTGATGAGTAATATCCAAAATTACATAAGTGAAATTATGGGTTTACCTTTGTTGTCTTGGTTTGTATATTTTATTATTTTCTTCATCGGTGGGTACTTTTTATATAGCTCTTTGTATGCGGCAATTGGTGCTGCTGTAGATAATGAAACAGATACACAACAATTCTTATTCCCTGTAATGTTACCGTTGATGTTAGGGGTTTACATTGGTTTCTTTACGGTAATTAAAGATCCTCATGGAACAGTAGCAACGGTGTTTTCAATGATTCCATTTACTTCTCCAATTGTAATGCTAATGCGTATTCCTTTTGGTGTGCCTATTTGGCAAATTATTGTATCTATCGTATTATTGTTTGCTACCTTTATCTTGACGGTATGGTTGGCGGCAAAAATATACCGAATTGGTATCTTGATGTATGGGAAACGCCCATCATGGAAAGAACTGTATAAGTGGTTAAAATATTAA
- a CDS encoding ABC transporter ATP-binding protein: MQPILEVKNVEKRYSDKIALNNVSLTVPKGSIYGLLGPNGAGKTSLIRIINQITYPDQGQIILDGQALSPHHIKDIGYMPEERGLYKTMKVGEQALYLAQLKGLSKVEAKEQLDYWFDKLDIKGWWDKKIQELSKGMAQKIQFVVTVLHKPKLLIFDEPFSGFDPVNANIIKDEILELKEKGATIIFSTHRMESVEEMCDYIALIHKSNKLIEGRLVDVKRDFRTNLYQVGILSSDVHRLMFELSQKFAVQPTSFKSLNDELQLEIDLGEAMPNELLHILSNNGQVTHFVEKLPTANDIFIQTVSQ; encoded by the coding sequence ATGCAACCTATCTTAGAAGTTAAGAATGTAGAAAAAAGATATTCTGATAAAATAGCTTTAAATAATGTTTCTCTAACCGTGCCGAAAGGATCTATCTACGGTTTATTAGGCCCTAATGGGGCTGGAAAAACATCCCTAATCCGAATTATAAATCAAATCACATATCCTGATCAAGGGCAAATCATCCTCGATGGGCAGGCGTTGAGCCCCCATCATATTAAAGATATTGGTTATATGCCAGAGGAAAGAGGATTGTATAAAACCATGAAAGTGGGAGAACAAGCCCTTTACTTAGCTCAATTAAAAGGATTGAGTAAAGTGGAAGCCAAAGAACAATTGGACTATTGGTTTGATAAATTGGACATCAAAGGATGGTGGGATAAAAAGATTCAAGAGCTTTCAAAAGGAATGGCACAGAAAATCCAATTTGTGGTAACGGTTTTACACAAACCTAAATTGCTGATTTTTGATGAACCGTTTTCTGGTTTTGACCCGGTGAATGCCAATATCATTAAAGATGAAATTCTAGAACTTAAAGAAAAAGGAGCAACGATTATCTTTTCTACACACCGCATGGAAAGTGTGGAAGAAATGTGCGATTATATTGCCTTGATTCACAAATCAAATAAGCTGATCGAAGGACGCCTAGTAGATGTGAAACGCGATTTTCGTACCAATTTGTACCAAGTGGGAATCCTATCTAGCGATGTACACCGATTAATGTTTGAATTATCTCAGAAATTTGCTGTTCAACCTACGTCGTTTAAATCTTTAAATGATGAATTGCAATTGGAGATTGATTTGGGAGAAGCAATGCCAAATGAGCTGTTGCATATTTTATCAAACAATGGACAAGTAACGCATTTCGTCGAAAAATTACCAACGGCAAATGATATTTTTATTCAAACTGTAAGTCAATAA
- the dnaJ gene encoding molecular chaperone DnaJ produces MKKDYYEILGIDKGADAAAIKKAYRKKAIEFHPDKNPGDKEAEEKFKEAAEAYEVLSDADKKARYDQYGHAAFEGGGGYGGGHMNMDDIFSQFGDIFGSAFGGGGFGGFGGFGGGQRRAKGTSLRIKVKLTLEDIANGVEKKVKVKRKIKAAGVTYKTCATCNGTGQVTKIANTVFGRMQTASPCHTCQGTGQMIDQKPAGSDAEGMIQQEETVSIKIPAGVAEGMQLKVAGKGNEAPGNNSVAGDLLVVVEELEHETLKREGDNLHYDLYISFSEAALGGSKEIYTVTGNVRIKLEEGIQSGKILRLRGKGLPHLNSYGSGDLLVHINVWTPKKLTKEQKEFFEKMQEDGNFKPTPGKGDKSFFEKVKEMFS; encoded by the coding sequence ATGAAGAAAGATTATTACGAAATATTAGGTATTGATAAAGGAGCAGATGCTGCTGCTATAAAGAAGGCATACCGCAAGAAAGCGATCGAATTTCACCCTGATAAGAATCCGGGAGATAAAGAAGCGGAAGAAAAATTCAAAGAAGCTGCAGAGGCGTATGAAGTATTGAGTGATGCTGACAAAAAAGCGCGTTACGATCAATATGGACATGCTGCGTTTGAAGGTGGCGGTGGATATGGCGGTGGCCATATGAACATGGACGACATCTTCAGTCAGTTTGGAGATATTTTCGGAAGTGCTTTCGGTGGCGGAGGTTTTGGTGGTTTCGGTGGATTTGGCGGAGGCCAACGCAGAGCCAAAGGAACGAGTCTACGCATTAAAGTGAAACTTACTTTAGAAGATATTGCTAATGGCGTAGAAAAGAAAGTAAAAGTAAAACGCAAAATAAAAGCGGCAGGTGTTACCTATAAAACGTGTGCTACTTGTAATGGAACAGGACAAGTAACAAAAATCGCGAATACTGTATTTGGTCGTATGCAAACGGCATCTCCTTGTCATACATGTCAGGGAACAGGTCAAATGATTGATCAAAAGCCAGCGGGATCAGATGCAGAAGGAATGATTCAACAAGAAGAAACCGTATCAATTAAAATCCCTGCAGGTGTAGCAGAAGGCATGCAATTGAAAGTTGCAGGTAAAGGAAATGAAGCACCTGGAAACAACAGCGTAGCAGGAGATTTATTGGTGGTTGTGGAAGAATTAGAACACGAGACGCTAAAAAGAGAAGGGGACAACCTACATTATGACCTTTATATCAGCTTTTCTGAAGCTGCATTAGGAGGAAGTAAAGAAATTTATACCGTAACAGGAAATGTGCGCATCAAATTAGAAGAAGGAATCCAATCTGGAAAAATACTTCGCCTAAGAGGAAAAGGATTGCCACATTTAAATAGTTATGGCAGTGGTGATTTACTCGTTCATATCAACGTGTGGACACCTAAAAAACTGACAAAAGAACAAAAGGAATTTTTCGAGAAAATGCAAGAAGATGGCAACTTCAAACCTACTCCTGGCAAGGGAGATAAATCTTTTTTTGAAAAAGTCAAAGAAATGTTTTCATAA
- a CDS encoding nucleotide exchange factor GrpE, translating to MENKDINKEEVDLNTENTQETETTTADTASVEETLNAKIAEEKDKYLRLFAEFENYKRRTSKERLELFKTANEEVMSAMLPILDDFSRALSELEKQGESEHLTGVRLISTKLIDTLAAKGLEEVVIQSGDVFNADLSEAITQIPAGDELKGKVVDVVEKGYKLGDKIIRFPKVVIGQ from the coding sequence ATGGAAAATAAAGATATAAATAAGGAAGAAGTGGATTTAAACACAGAAAATACGCAAGAAACTGAAACGACGACTGCAGATACAGCGTCAGTAGAGGAAACGTTGAATGCTAAAATTGCAGAAGAGAAAGACAAGTATTTGCGTTTATTTGCTGAGTTTGAAAACTACAAACGCCGTACTTCTAAGGAGCGTTTAGAATTGTTTAAAACGGCAAATGAAGAAGTTATGTCAGCCATGCTACCGATTTTAGACGATTTCAGCCGTGCTTTATCAGAATTAGAAAAGCAAGGGGAAAGTGAGCATCTAACGGGAGTGCGTTTAATTTCGACGAAATTAATTGACACTTTGGCGGCTAAAGGATTAGAAGAAGTAGTAATCCAAAGTGGAGATGTATTTAATGCGGATTTATCAGAAGCTATTACACAAATTCCTGCAGGTGATGAACTAAAAGGAAAAGTGGTTGACGTAGTAGAAAAAGGGTATAAATTGGGAGATAAGATTATTCGTTTTCCAAAAGTTGTTATTGGTCAATAA
- a CDS encoding TIGR01777 family oxidoreductase: protein MRVLVTGATGLVGSELLKQLQAKGDEVVFLTTAQNKLNAQPNCQGFYWNPQTRQIDPACLAGVEVIIHLAGSSIDGSWSKEGKKMIINSRVEASQTLYQLLSEHPHQVKQIICASAVGIYDTLDDIQTEKEYTPATNFLGKVVQQWEGENRRFENLGIPVAILRIGLVLSRAGGALPHIEQMAKYYLASPLGRGTQYYSWIHLQDLARIFLFVMENQLQGAFNAVAPNPETNKQFTKQVSQAVGRKMLLPAVPAWVLRLVLGEKAMLVTEGQYISCAKLLKLDFTFHFSTLSQALENLYE, encoded by the coding sequence ATGAGAGTTTTAGTTACAGGAGCCACAGGATTAGTTGGAAGTGAATTGCTGAAGCAATTGCAGGCAAAGGGGGACGAAGTGGTGTTCTTGACGACAGCCCAAAATAAGCTAAATGCACAACCCAATTGTCAAGGTTTTTATTGGAATCCCCAAACACGTCAAATTGATCCGGCCTGTTTAGCAGGTGTGGAGGTCATCATCCATTTAGCAGGTAGCTCGATTGATGGTTCTTGGTCAAAAGAAGGCAAGAAAATGATTATCAATAGTAGGGTAGAGGCTTCTCAAACCCTCTATCAACTCCTCAGTGAACATCCCCATCAAGTGAAGCAAATCATCTGTGCTTCCGCAGTAGGTATTTACGATACTTTAGACGATATCCAAACAGAAAAAGAATATACACCCGCAACGAATTTCTTGGGGAAAGTAGTTCAACAATGGGAAGGAGAAAATAGACGTTTTGAAAACTTAGGCATACCAGTAGCAATTTTACGCATTGGTCTAGTTTTGTCACGAGCAGGAGGTGCTTTACCCCATATCGAACAGATGGCAAAATATTATCTCGCCTCACCTTTAGGGAGAGGAACACAGTACTATTCGTGGATTCACCTACAAGATTTGGCACGAATCTTCCTCTTTGTCATGGAGAATCAGTTACAAGGTGCATTTAATGCAGTTGCACCCAATCCAGAAACCAATAAACAATTTACCAAACAAGTAAGTCAGGCTGTAGGACGAAAAATGCTATTGCCTGCTGTTCCTGCATGGGTCTTGCGTCTAGTATTAGGCGAAAAAGCAATGTTGGTCACTGAAGGACAATATATTAGTTGTGCTAAATTACTGAAATTAGATTTTACTTTTCATTTTTCAACTTTGTCTCAAGCGCTTGAAAATTTGTATGAGTAA
- a CDS encoding DUF4442 domain-containing protein, with amino-acid sequence MEFSVSSINKFLFFKLPSAYWTGVRLRRISDTSATTTVRHKWVNQNPFRSMYFAVQAMAAELSTGALVMKKISESGQRISMLVAQNNSVFVKKATGKISFTCNEGHLLDEAIQKAIETQEGVTVWMKSVGIDEKGDEVSVFNFEWTLKVRVKK; translated from the coding sequence ATGGAATTTTCGGTTTCATCCATCAATAAGTTTTTATTCTTTAAGTTGCCATCGGCCTATTGGACAGGCGTGCGATTGCGACGTATTTCAGATACGAGTGCAACGACTACAGTACGACACAAATGGGTCAATCAAAATCCATTTCGTTCCATGTATTTCGCTGTACAAGCAATGGCAGCTGAATTGTCTACTGGCGCTTTAGTGATGAAGAAAATCAGTGAAAGCGGTCAGCGTATTTCCATGTTAGTGGCACAGAATAATTCTGTTTTCGTGAAGAAAGCTACGGGGAAAATTTCGTTTACTTGTAACGAAGGACATTTGTTAGATGAGGCTATTCAAAAGGCAATTGAAACACAAGAAGGAGTGACAGTATGGATGAAATCAGTTGGAATAGATGAAAAAGGAGATGAGGTTTCAGTATTCAATTTTGAGTGGACGTTAAAAGTTCGAGTAAAGAAATAA
- a CDS encoding PadR family transcriptional regulator encodes MNSENTKAQMRKGILEFCILSILKERDYYTSEILEELKKVKLLVVEGTVYPLLTRLKNGDLLTYRWEESNAGPPRKYYKLTEKGELFLGELTETWEELANAVQEITTKNQDNE; translated from the coding sequence ATGAATAGTGAAAATACAAAAGCTCAAATGCGCAAGGGTATCTTAGAGTTCTGTATTCTATCCATTCTAAAAGAGCGCGATTATTATACCTCTGAAATATTAGAGGAGCTTAAAAAAGTAAAGCTTTTAGTGGTAGAAGGAACGGTATACCCTTTATTAACAAGACTCAAAAACGGAGATTTGTTAACCTATAGATGGGAAGAGTCCAATGCGGGACCACCGAGAAAGTATTACAAATTAACCGAAAAAGGGGAATTGTTTTTAGGAGAACTAACAGAAACATGGGAAGAATTAGCAAATGCTGTTCAAGAGATAACCACAAAAAATCAAGACAATGAATAG